One Streptomyces sp. ML-6 DNA segment encodes these proteins:
- a CDS encoding ketosynthase chain-length factor, which produces MTAVAAEEAGLIGVRGVEAAVTGIGVVAPGGVGTEQWWAAVLRGENAIGPVTRFDASGYPARLAGEVTGFVDEDHVTSRLLPQTDRVTRFSLAAAAQALEDADLDPERLPDYAVGVVTANATGGFEFGQHELQALWSKGSRHVGAYQSFAWFYAANSGQISIRHKLRGPSGVVVSEQAGGLDAVAQARRQLRRGVRAVVTGGVDSALCPWGWTAYLAGGGLSTGDDPDRAYLPFDAAASGHVVGEGGALFVLEDGDAARSRGATVHGTVAGCAATFDPAPGTGEPRLRAAAELALADAGATPGEIDVVFADAAGERDADRAEAWALAELFGPYGVPVTAPKSMAGRLSAGGSALDLAAALLALRDQVIPPTTGTARAAEDCPVDLVVGAPRRAGLRTALVLARGRGGFNAATVVRAAR; this is translated from the coding sequence ATGACCGCCGTGGCCGCCGAGGAGGCGGGACTGATCGGCGTCCGCGGAGTGGAGGCGGCCGTCACCGGCATCGGTGTCGTGGCGCCCGGCGGCGTCGGCACCGAGCAGTGGTGGGCGGCCGTGCTGCGGGGCGAGAACGCCATCGGGCCCGTCACCCGTTTCGACGCCTCCGGCTACCCCGCCCGGCTCGCCGGGGAGGTCACCGGGTTCGTCGACGAGGACCACGTGACGAGCCGGCTGCTCCCGCAGACCGACCGGGTGACCCGGTTCTCGCTCGCCGCCGCCGCGCAGGCGCTGGAGGACGCGGACCTCGACCCGGAACGGCTGCCCGACTACGCGGTCGGCGTCGTCACCGCCAACGCCACCGGCGGCTTCGAGTTCGGGCAGCACGAGCTCCAGGCGCTGTGGAGCAAGGGCAGCCGGCACGTCGGCGCCTACCAGTCCTTCGCCTGGTTCTACGCCGCGAACTCCGGCCAGATCTCCATCCGGCACAAGCTGCGCGGCCCCAGCGGGGTCGTCGTCTCCGAGCAGGCGGGCGGCCTCGACGCCGTCGCCCAGGCCCGCCGCCAACTGCGCAGGGGCGTCCGGGCCGTGGTCACCGGCGGCGTCGACTCGGCGCTGTGCCCCTGGGGCTGGACGGCGTACCTGGCCGGCGGCGGACTGAGCACGGGCGACGACCCGGACCGGGCCTACCTGCCGTTCGACGCCGCCGCGTCGGGCCATGTCGTCGGCGAGGGCGGTGCGCTGTTCGTCCTGGAGGACGGGGACGCCGCCCGGAGCCGCGGCGCCACGGTCCACGGCACGGTCGCGGGCTGCGCCGCCACGTTCGACCCGGCGCCCGGCACCGGGGAGCCCCGGCTGCGGGCCGCCGCCGAACTGGCCCTGGCGGACGCCGGGGCCACCCCCGGCGAGATCGACGTGGTGTTCGCCGACGCGGCCGGCGAACGGGACGCCGACCGGGCCGAGGCCTGGGCGCTGGCCGAGCTGTTCGGCCCGTACGGGGTGCCGGTCACCGCGCCCAAGTCGATGGCCGGCCGGCTCTCGGCGGGCGGTTCCGCCCTCGATCTGGCGGCCGCCCTGCTCGCCCTGCGCGACCAGGTGATCCCGCCGACGACCGGCACCGCGCGCGCCGCCGAGGACTGCCCCGTCGACCTGGTGGTCGGCGCGCCGCGCCGGGCCGGACTGCGGACCGCACTGGTACTGGCCCGCGGTCGCGGCGGGTTCAACGCCGCCACCGTGGTGCGCGCCGCGCGCTGA
- a CDS encoding acyl carrier protein, with product MDRLELTELTALLRSCAGEGEGVDLDGDVLDTLFLDLGYDSLALLQVTGIIERDYEVMLDEEVLEDAETPRQYLDLVNRALSARAAA from the coding sequence GTGGACCGGCTGGAGCTCACCGAACTGACCGCCCTGCTGCGCAGCTGCGCGGGCGAGGGCGAGGGCGTCGACCTGGACGGCGACGTCCTCGACACCCTCTTCCTCGACCTGGGCTACGACTCGCTCGCCCTGTTGCAGGTCACCGGCATCATCGAACGCGACTACGAGGTGATGCTGGACGAGGAGGTGCTGGAGGACGCGGAGACCCCGCGCCAGTACCTCGACCTGGTCAACCGCGCCCTGTCCGCACGGGCCGCCGCCTGA
- a CDS encoding MBL fold metallo-hydrolase yields MSSTPGLTEIADGVLGYVQPDGGWCLNNAGLLVGDGTGGPLLVDTVATEARARHLRAQVLRAAGAPPRLLVNTHFHGDHTFGNFVFPEAVVIGHERARADIEAAGLHMAGLWPEVCWGDLEVVPPQVTYRDRMAVHVGPLRAELIHPGTAHTTGDTVVWLPEQRVVFTGDLVMSGATPFCPMGSVAGSLEALRTLRALGARTVVPGHGPVGGPELFDDNEGYLLRLQRLAREGLAAGLTPLQVAREAGPGPYAGLLDAERLVPNLHRAYAEERGAAPGDPLDIPALFREMSEHHGGTPACHA; encoded by the coding sequence GTGTCATCGACCCCCGGACTCACCGAGATCGCCGACGGCGTCCTCGGCTACGTCCAGCCCGACGGCGGCTGGTGCCTGAACAACGCCGGACTGCTCGTCGGCGACGGCACCGGGGGCCCGCTCCTCGTCGACACCGTCGCCACCGAGGCACGGGCCCGGCACCTGCGCGCACAGGTGCTGCGGGCGGCGGGCGCCCCGCCGCGCCTGCTGGTCAACACCCACTTCCACGGCGACCACACCTTCGGCAACTTCGTCTTCCCCGAGGCCGTCGTCATCGGCCACGAGCGGGCGCGCGCCGACATCGAGGCGGCCGGGCTGCACATGGCCGGACTCTGGCCCGAGGTGTGCTGGGGCGACCTGGAGGTCGTGCCCCCGCAGGTCACGTACCGCGACCGGATGGCGGTGCACGTCGGCCCGCTGCGGGCCGAACTGATCCACCCGGGGACCGCGCACACCACCGGCGACACCGTCGTGTGGCTGCCGGAACAGCGGGTGGTGTTCACCGGCGACCTGGTCATGTCGGGCGCCACCCCGTTCTGCCCGATGGGCTCGGTCGCCGGCTCCCTGGAGGCGCTGCGGACCCTGCGCGCCCTCGGTGCCCGCACCGTCGTGCCGGGCCACGGACCGGTGGGCGGACCCGAGCTGTTCGACGACAACGAGGGATACCTGCTGCGCCTCCAGCGGCTCGCCCGGGAGGGGCTGGCCGCCGGACTCACCCCGCTCCAGGTCGCCCGCGAGGCGGGCCCCGGACCGTACGCCGGTCTGCTGGACGCCGAGCGGCTGGTGCCCAACCTGCACCGCGCCTACGCGGAGGAGCGCGGCGCGGCGCCCGGCGATCCGCTGGACATCCCCGCACTGTTCCGCGAGATGTCCGAGCACCACGGCGGGACACCGGCCTGCCACGCCTGA
- a CDS encoding nuclear transport factor 2 family protein: MTTYATEPRLGTDRTALYVEVQQFYARQVRLLDDLRAEEFAATFTADGVFAPSPGLPPARGREAIAAELRAAHVRRFGTEPVRRRHWYNMLSVDPGPDGSLVTHYYTLVMVSRPWDPAPAIGPSGVVEDVLVHEDGELRTRERRVTPDHQSF; the protein is encoded by the coding sequence ATGACGACGTATGCGACCGAGCCGCGGCTCGGCACCGACCGGACCGCGCTCTACGTGGAGGTGCAGCAGTTCTACGCCCGGCAGGTCCGGCTGCTCGACGACCTGCGGGCGGAGGAGTTCGCCGCGACGTTCACCGCCGACGGGGTGTTCGCGCCGTCGCCCGGCCTCCCGCCGGCGCGGGGCCGCGAGGCCATCGCGGCGGAGCTGCGCGCCGCGCACGTACGCCGGTTCGGCACCGAGCCGGTGCGGCGCCGGCACTGGTACAACATGCTGAGCGTGGACCCGGGGCCGGACGGCAGCCTGGTCACGCACTACTACACGCTGGTGATGGTCAGCCGCCCCTGGGACCCGGCGCCGGCCATCGGGCCGAGCGGTGTGGTGGAGGACGTGCTGGTGCACGAGGACGGGGAGCTGCGCACGCGCGAGCGCCGTGTCACCCCCGACCACCAGTCCTTCTGA
- a CDS encoding nuclear transport factor 2 family protein, producing the protein MTTEMLNRTGTAFAVPDGVRAPEEDFGVLYARVQQFYAHQMQLFDAHEAERWAGTFTEDAVFDVPTLDEPVRGRAALAANVRRNEVQQARSGERFRHWIGMLDLSPQPDGTLRTRCYALVYVTPARGASAVHRVCVMEDVLVRSRGKWRTRHRVVTRDDLG; encoded by the coding sequence ATGACCACCGAGATGCTCAACCGCACCGGCACCGCCTTCGCGGTGCCCGACGGGGTGCGTGCCCCCGAGGAGGACTTCGGCGTCCTGTACGCGCGGGTCCAGCAGTTCTACGCGCACCAGATGCAGCTCTTCGACGCGCACGAGGCCGAGCGCTGGGCGGGAACCTTCACGGAGGACGCCGTCTTCGACGTGCCGACCCTGGACGAGCCGGTGCGCGGGCGGGCCGCCCTGGCGGCGAACGTGCGGCGCAACGAGGTGCAGCAGGCGCGCAGCGGGGAGCGGTTCCGGCACTGGATCGGGATGCTCGACCTGAGTCCGCAGCCGGACGGGACGCTGCGCACCCGCTGCTACGCGCTGGTGTACGTGACGCCCGCCCGGGGCGCGTCGGCGGTGCACCGGGTGTGCGTCATGGAGGACGTGCTCGTCCGCTCGCGCGGCAAGTGGCGCACCCGCCACCGCGTCGTGACCCGTGACGACCTCGGCTGA
- a CDS encoding class I adenylate-forming enzyme family protein, which produces MPNLAFPDLPLDALLRRAAVRDPDGIAVRTADTDLGFGELDALTDRVAAWLRRENGNRRGVRTGVANVLDPVFAATYYGTIRSGATAVLVNPLVGAEGLRHVLATAGVEVVFVPAATAELLTKLRGALPRLRTIVVTDAPDGVTPGDAVPLHPALETAPETPGGGPSDPASIACVQFTTGTTGRPKGVLLTHRNLVANAKQTALAHRLDCASVTLNHLPLYHVMHLNSAVHAGACQVLCQDPDPFASLAAAAAAGATHYYGLPARLHRLAADERLADARPAPAGSRLTAVLSGGSGLRPGAARTLRDRLGVPVIQGYGMAELSPLTHCQRPDRYRPGEVGEPVPGTECRLVDVDSRTPVEIWSTGEVQVRGPQLMAGYLDDSHPSRIDEDGWFSTGDVGYLDDHGSLRLVDRLSDIFKHDNEIVSPSRVEQVIGEDPRVADCIVADWPDDVHGGLVWAGVVLRDAPAPVPHTGTGPDGEHPATPADLLDAITARANERLADFERIRLAEVLEAVPRTPTGKPERRALRQRLKTRAATRTTASAA; this is translated from the coding sequence ATGCCGAACCTCGCCTTTCCGGACCTTCCGCTGGACGCCCTGCTGCGCCGGGCGGCCGTGCGCGACCCCGACGGCATCGCCGTACGGACCGCGGACACGGACCTCGGGTTCGGCGAGCTGGACGCGCTGACCGACCGCGTCGCCGCCTGGCTGCGGCGGGAGAACGGGAACCGGCGCGGGGTGCGCACCGGCGTCGCCAACGTCCTCGACCCGGTCTTCGCCGCCACCTACTACGGCACGATCCGCAGCGGCGCCACCGCCGTCCTGGTCAACCCGCTGGTCGGGGCGGAGGGGCTGCGGCACGTCCTGGCCACCGCCGGGGTGGAAGTGGTGTTCGTCCCCGCGGCCACGGCCGAACTGCTCACCAAGCTGCGCGGCGCCCTGCCCCGGCTCCGCACGATCGTGGTGACCGACGCCCCGGACGGGGTGACCCCCGGCGACGCGGTACCGCTGCACCCGGCCCTGGAGACGGCCCCGGAAACCCCCGGCGGGGGCCCGTCCGACCCGGCGTCGATCGCCTGCGTCCAGTTCACCACCGGCACCACCGGCCGCCCCAAGGGCGTCCTGCTCACCCACCGCAACCTGGTCGCCAACGCGAAGCAGACCGCCCTGGCACACCGCCTGGACTGTGCCTCGGTCACCCTCAACCACCTGCCGCTGTACCACGTCATGCACCTCAACTCGGCGGTGCACGCGGGGGCCTGCCAGGTTCTGTGCCAGGACCCGGACCCGTTCGCCTCGCTCGCCGCGGCCGCCGCGGCCGGCGCCACCCACTACTACGGACTGCCCGCCCGGCTGCACCGCCTCGCCGCCGACGAACGCCTCGCCGACGCCCGGCCCGCCCCCGCAGGCAGCCGGCTCACGGCCGTGCTCTCCGGCGGCTCCGGACTGCGGCCCGGGGCGGCGCGCACCCTGCGCGACCGGCTCGGCGTCCCCGTCATCCAGGGCTACGGCATGGCCGAACTCTCCCCGCTCACCCACTGCCAGCGCCCCGACCGCTACCGGCCGGGCGAGGTCGGCGAACCCGTCCCCGGCACCGAGTGCCGCCTCGTCGACGTGGACTCCCGCACCCCGGTCGAGATCTGGTCCACCGGAGAAGTCCAGGTCAGGGGGCCGCAGTTGATGGCCGGCTACCTCGACGACAGCCACCCGTCCCGGATCGACGAGGACGGCTGGTTCTCCACCGGGGACGTCGGCTACCTCGACGACCACGGCTCGCTGCGCCTGGTCGACCGGCTCTCCGACATCTTCAAGCACGACAACGAGATCGTCTCGCCGAGCCGCGTCGAGCAGGTCATCGGCGAGGACCCGAGGGTCGCCGACTGCATCGTCGCCGACTGGCCCGACGACGTGCACGGCGGCCTGGTCTGGGCCGGCGTCGTGCTGCGCGACGCCCCGGCACCCGTACCGCACACCGGAACCGGGCCGGACGGGGAACACCCCGCGACCCCCGCCGACCTCCTCGACGCGATCACCGCACGAGCCAACGAACGGCTCGCGGACTTCGAACGCATCCGCTTGGCGGAGGTACTGGAAGCGGTGCCCCGCACCCCCACCGGAAAGCCCGAACGACGCGCCCTGCGACAGCGGTTGAAGACCAGGGCAGCCACCCGGACGACTGCGTCGGCCGCCTGA
- a CDS encoding FAD-dependent oxidoreductase has protein sequence MSTDRPDVLVAGAGPVGLTAAHELARRGLRVRLVDAARGPARTSRAVATHPRTLETYDQMGVVEDMLGRGRKNRAFTMYAEGRRLVRLEADYATMPTSYPYTLVIGQTETEAVLRGAVARLGVEIEWGVRLTGFRQDADTVRVTLEKADGTEEHVETPWLVGCDGGHSTVRKLLGLELVGGAGETWMLADAPVDMDLPPDTIYWTHTGGQALMMVPYAREGYWRLLDTTPARRDTDPRAVEERLGEKLSAGLGRPVRVGESDWTSVFTFQQRMVERMHEGRVLVAGDAAHVHSPASGQGMNTGIQEAYNLAWKLAMVHRGHAGRELLDTYGEERMPIGRALLGSTRTATFLVQLKNTLAPLVLPVVFSVVRKVTPLRRAIQRKVLGGMSGLRIHYGDSSLTTVDTFRHVPGTAAPSNAAVAAGPDPTPAPAPGERVTRAAVHDPDDPAFAALRAELRDPRWSLLLAAGGTGPGDIPVGVAITAAAQYSEWLSVRTVGGTGPDGPAPLADPDGRLRSALGLAPGGWLLARPDGYTAARATALTRDALGRALAPLRPAEPLAEAARTEPGLALPAPAPRLKEH, from the coding sequence ATGAGCACCGACCGACCCGATGTGCTCGTCGCGGGCGCCGGCCCCGTCGGGCTGACCGCGGCGCACGAACTGGCCCGCCGGGGCCTGCGGGTGCGGCTCGTCGACGCCGCCCGCGGCCCCGCCCGCACCAGCCGGGCCGTGGCCACGCATCCGCGCACCCTGGAGACGTACGACCAGATGGGCGTCGTCGAGGACATGCTCGGCCGCGGGCGGAAGAACCGCGCCTTCACCATGTACGCCGAAGGGCGCCGGCTGGTGCGGCTGGAGGCCGACTACGCCACGATGCCGACCTCCTACCCGTACACCCTCGTCATCGGCCAGACCGAGACGGAGGCGGTGCTGCGCGGTGCCGTCGCCCGGCTGGGAGTCGAGATCGAATGGGGAGTGCGGCTCACCGGCTTCCGGCAGGACGCGGACACCGTACGGGTCACCCTGGAGAAGGCGGACGGCACCGAGGAACACGTCGAGACGCCCTGGCTGGTGGGATGCGACGGCGGCCACAGCACCGTGCGCAAACTGCTCGGCCTGGAACTGGTCGGCGGAGCCGGCGAGACCTGGATGCTCGCCGACGCACCGGTCGACATGGACCTGCCGCCCGACACCATCTACTGGACCCACACCGGCGGACAGGCGCTGATGATGGTGCCCTACGCCCGCGAGGGGTACTGGCGGCTGCTGGACACCACCCCCGCCCGGCGGGACACCGACCCGCGCGCCGTCGAGGAGCGGCTGGGCGAGAAGCTGTCGGCCGGACTCGGCCGCCCGGTCCGGGTCGGCGAGAGCGACTGGACCTCGGTCTTCACCTTCCAGCAGCGCATGGTGGAACGCATGCACGAGGGCCGCGTCCTCGTCGCCGGGGACGCCGCCCACGTACACAGCCCCGCCTCCGGGCAGGGCATGAACACCGGCATCCAGGAGGCGTACAACCTCGCCTGGAAACTGGCCATGGTCCACCGGGGCCACGCCGGCCGGGAACTCCTCGACACCTACGGCGAGGAACGGATGCCCATCGGCCGGGCCCTGCTCGGCTCCACCCGCACCGCCACCTTCCTCGTCCAGCTGAAGAACACGCTAGCCCCGCTGGTGCTGCCCGTCGTCTTCTCCGTGGTGCGGAAGGTGACCCCGCTGCGCCGGGCCATCCAGCGCAAGGTGCTCGGCGGCATGTCCGGGCTGCGCATCCACTACGGCGACTCCTCCCTGACCACCGTCGACACCTTCCGGCACGTCCCCGGCACCGCCGCACCGTCCAACGCCGCCGTCGCCGCCGGCCCCGACCCGACCCCCGCACCCGCCCCCGGCGAACGCGTCACCCGGGCCGCGGTCCACGACCCCGACGACCCAGCCTTCGCCGCACTCCGTGCCGAACTGCGCGACCCCCGCTGGTCGTTGCTGCTCGCCGCGGGCGGCACCGGACCCGGCGACATACCCGTGGGCGTGGCCATCACCGCCGCCGCCCAGTACTCCGAGTGGCTGTCGGTGCGCACCGTCGGCGGCACCGGACCGGACGGACCCGCCCCGCTCGCCGACCCGGACGGACGGCTGCGCTCGGCGCTCGGCCTGGCCCCCGGCGGCTGGCTGCTGGCCCGCCCCGACGGCTACACCGCCGCCCGCGCCACTGCACTGACCAGGGACGCCCTGGGCCGGGCGCTCGCCCCGCTGCGCCCCGCCGAGCCGCTCGCCGAAGCGGCCAGGACCGAACCGGGACTCGCACTCCCGGCCCCCGCCCCACGGCTGAAGGAGCACTGA
- a CDS encoding SDR family NAD(P)-dependent oxidoreductase: MTVTDHHPVALITGATSGIGLAVARRLGGSGYRVFLCARTEQDVKQTVEDLRDEGLEAAGQAADVRSRESVAALVHAAVETYGPLDVLVNNAGRSGGGVTADIADELWYDVIDTNLNSVFLVTREVLKNGGLTGNARGRIINIASTAGKQGVLLGAPYSASKHGVVGFTKALGRELAPTGVTVNAVCPGYVETPMAQRVRQGYAAAWDTTEDYVQEQFEAKIPLGRYSTPQEVAGLVGYLVSESAASITAQALNVCGGLGNF; this comes from the coding sequence CTGACCGTGACCGACCACCACCCCGTGGCCCTGATCACCGGGGCCACCAGCGGCATAGGACTGGCGGTGGCCCGCCGGCTCGGCGGATCCGGGTACCGCGTGTTCCTGTGCGCCCGCACCGAACAGGACGTCAAGCAGACCGTCGAGGACCTCCGGGACGAGGGCCTGGAGGCGGCCGGACAGGCCGCCGACGTCCGCTCCCGGGAATCCGTCGCCGCGCTCGTGCACGCCGCCGTCGAGACGTACGGACCCCTCGACGTACTGGTCAACAACGCCGGGCGCAGCGGCGGCGGCGTCACCGCCGACATCGCCGACGAGCTCTGGTACGACGTCATCGACACCAACCTCAACAGTGTGTTCCTGGTGACGCGCGAGGTGCTGAAGAACGGCGGCCTGACCGGCAACGCCCGCGGGCGGATCATCAACATCGCCTCGACGGCCGGCAAACAGGGCGTGCTGCTCGGCGCCCCGTACAGCGCCTCCAAGCACGGCGTCGTCGGCTTCACCAAGGCACTGGGCCGGGAGCTGGCCCCCACCGGCGTCACGGTCAACGCGGTCTGCCCCGGCTACGTCGAGACCCCGATGGCCCAACGGGTGCGCCAGGGCTACGCGGCGGCCTGGGACACCACCGAGGACTACGTGCAGGAGCAGTTCGAGGCGAAGATCCCGCTCGGCCGCTACTCGACCCCGCAGGAGGTCGCCGGACTGGTCGGCTACCTCGTCTCCGAGTCCGCCGCCTCGATCACCGCACAGGCGCTCAACGTCTGCGGCGGCCTGGGCAATTTCTGA